A window of Natranaeroarchaeum aerophilus contains these coding sequences:
- a CDS encoding alpha/beta hydrolase — MRRQTFDGGSDDELVFVLGWGNRIDHENVQWLLDELTAEYRVTVFEIPDTIDDFVEEYVLPVERYVETLDSFRLLGHSTGGLIGPYLDDAETRTYLSPWWGYAENQQGPALSLVRKLPISVPIVPTEVTDRDAIGELATDRQLSDGAGRAAPSFLREIRYAQRALPPISEDSVVFCTLSDRLVSTRAIGDRVPSDRIRLYDGGHELFSSPDRERLIDTLLAAVRDGPDAL; from the coding sequence GTGCGCCGACAGACGTTCGACGGAGGCTCCGACGACGAACTCGTGTTTGTCCTCGGCTGGGGGAACAGAATCGATCACGAGAACGTGCAGTGGCTACTAGACGAACTGACAGCGGAGTATCGCGTCACAGTCTTCGAGATTCCGGACACGATCGATGACTTCGTCGAGGAGTACGTGCTCCCGGTAGAGCGCTACGTCGAGACGCTCGACTCGTTCCGGCTGCTGGGTCATAGCACTGGCGGCCTGATCGGGCCGTATCTCGACGACGCCGAGACCCGGACCTATCTCAGCCCGTGGTGGGGCTATGCCGAGAACCAACAGGGGCCAGCACTATCGCTCGTCAGAAAACTGCCGATATCGGTACCGATCGTCCCCACAGAGGTGACCGACAGAGACGCGATTGGCGAGTTAGCCACGGATCGACAGCTCTCGGACGGAGCCGGACGCGCCGCGCCGTCGTTCCTCCGGGAGATACGGTACGCTCAGCGCGCCCTCCCACCGATCAGCGAGGATTCCGTCGTCTTCTGTACGCTCAGTGATCGACTGGTCAGTACGCGGGCAATCGGGGATCGGGTCCCATCGGATCGGATCCGGCTGTACGACGGCGGCCACGAACTGTTCTCCTCGCCTGACCGCGAGCGGCTAATCGACACGCTGCTCGCCGCCGTTCGAGACGGTCCGGACGCGCTGTAA